DNA sequence from the Siniperca chuatsi isolate FFG_IHB_CAS linkage group LG3, ASM2008510v1, whole genome shotgun sequence genome:
ACAGAGACTGATCTTCAGTTTATCTTTATTCTACCTTGTTCTGGttctttttatacttttttttcccaattctattttcatttcatttctttgtctCATTTATACAATTTCGTGGAAGGggctgcatttcattgtgcaatcctgtTCTGCCAATGAAAATTAACCTTGGACCTTGATTATCAATGAATGGGACATATCAATAGAACATTTAGTCAACTCACATTGTTGACTGGGTCTCTGGTTTCTGTCAACAAAAGGTGATGCAAATGAGTTATGATGCCAAAGCTGAGATTAGGGTGTCACTTGCTTTAGCCAGTGGGAAGTCACCAGctaaactattttaataatgtttgcAACCCCATGCCAAtcatatccaccgtctcataatcatcttaataagctacacttaacttgacagtactcattattgcactattacctATTACTTATATAATTACATTGTACACTTACATAGTTTCACTTTCCAGGAAACCACtgtggtggagagagagaacgTGGCAGAGTTTCACTTCCCTGGAAACCACTGAGgccgagagagagaaagggagagagggaggaataaCTAGCACACAGAAGAACAGACGGACTGGGATCTGGAAGAAAAGGTTAAGAAAAGCACAGACAGATTTTGTGGATCAGCTTTGACCTGTGTTTGCTGGTATTTCTTTCTCTACAACAAGATGGGTTTAAGCTCAACTGAAGGTGAGTGTCTTTTCTTGTGTGTAGGCACATATGCAGGCTTTTTACACTCGTCATGTGAGCTGACCCCAAACCCAAGAATTCAAATGAACTGTTTCACTGTCTTTTTGTCCACAGACTCCAGCTCTCCAGTTATCAGAGACCTGAGGATTGTCCTGCTGGGGAAGACTGGATCAGGAAAGAGTGCAACAGGGAACACCATCCTGGGATGGAAGGCTTTTACCACAGAGATTTCTCCGTCTTCTGTGACAGAGACATGTAAAAAAGAGACCGGCCACTTTGATGAAAGAAGTGTGAGTGTCGTCGACACCCCTGGGGTCTTTGACACATCGATCGTGGAAGGCAAGTTGAAAAGTGAAATAGAGAAATGTATCATGCTGTCTGTCCCAGGACCCCATATATTCCTGCTGGTGATCAGACTGGATGTACGCTTcacagaagaggagaagaacGCCGTCAAGTGGATCAAGGACAACTTTGGTGAAGAAGCCTTTAAGTATACACTGGTGCTTATCACCAGGGGAGATGTGCTCAAGGAGAAGTCCATTGAGACTTATTTAGAACAAAGTTCTGAACTCAGGGAGCTCATCAGTAGCTGTGCAGCTGGGTACACTGTGTTTGACAACATATGCAGGGAAAATCTCACTCAGGTGGCTGATCTGTTTGAAAAGATAGACAATATAGTGCAGTTAAATGGTAACCATTACACCAGCAGCTTGTATGAAGAGGCCCAGAGAAAGATGAATTCGAAGGAACAGTGGAGCAAGTGGGGAGACACTATGGACAATGTAGGTAATCAGTTGTTTGTGGCAGCAGCAGTTAACGTCCGTGTAGCTGGTGCTGTATCCATGGGGTCAATCTTAATGCTCGGAGGTGCAGGGATATCTAAAGCCATCGGGTGGTGGATGAAACCTAAAACATGAGACAGCTAAGTCATGTCGAGTCATGACCCTTTAAGCAAACTTGTGAAGTCATTTCATTCATGGCTTTTTATACATGAGCTCAAATTCATATTTGACTTTTGTTGTCAAGATGTTGTACAGTCATACATATTACTCACAGCTTGCCTGCTTTGAACAATAAATGAACCTATTATGACAAATCTTTTAAATGTTGGTGCTGAATACTCTTATCATTTTGTGTGTAGAACACAATTGTAATCTGATttgtaagaataaaataaaacaacgtGACAACAACTTCAGAAAGTTTGTTTGATGTTGTACCAAAATCTGTATTACATGAAAATCCCAGTTATGAAAGCAAGAATTATCACAAAAGCTTCTAGGGCTCCACACTGTGGGTTGTTTGAAATAAATCCAGTCAGGAAATCATAAGAGTAAgctgacactgacactgacagaaCCATTGTAGGTTCAGATATAGATATGTTCCTCTGGAGTTAGTTAAACTCTTAGTGGAAACTAAAACAAAGCTGAAAGGAGATTGAATATTGGacattcgccaggtggccagaaacagaACTCCATCATATTCACCCATTTGAATTTTGACACTGCTcattagacagagccaggctagctgtttccagtctttgtgctaagctaagctaaccagccgCTGGCTGTATGAACGGTCtttacttgtatagcgcctttctagtctttccgacaACTCAAAGCATGTCACATATCACAtttaccccattcacacacggatggcaggtgctaactgctcatcagttcaaagaagtAACaaaccattcacacacacacacacacaccgaagggaggggttcagtgtcttgcccaaggacactttgacatgtgggctgggggaagccgggattgaaCTGCTGACCTtcccattatttttttttaaatttatatatttatttatatttttgtattcatatttaacggaaagac
Encoded proteins:
- the LOC122873201 gene encoding GTPase IMAP family member 9-like, which codes for MGLSSTEDSSSPVIRDLRIVLLGKTGSGKSATGNTILGWKAFTTEISPSSVTETCKKETGHFDERSVSVVDTPGVFDTSIVEGKLKSEIEKCIMLSVPGPHIFLLVIRLDVRFTEEEKNAVKWIKDNFGEEAFKYTLVLITRGDVLKEKSIETYLEQSSELRELISSCAAGYTVFDNICRENLTQVADLFEKIDNIVQLNGNHYTSSLYEEAQRKMNSKEQWSKWGDTMDNVGNQLFVAAAVNVRVAGAVSMGSILMLGGAGISKAIGWWMKPKT